From one Mycolicibacterium sp. HK-90 genomic stretch:
- a CDS encoding LuxR family transcriptional regulator, which translates to MSAEPAGWPAWTAETPRVEDMERVDGARGRLLGRHRECATLDEIIAGAAGGHSAALVLRGEAGIGKTALLDYVSIHATGCRVVRVAGIEAEAELAFGGLHRLCAPLRKHFDRLPVPQRSALETAFGLSAGTPPDRFLVGLAVLSLLADVASQQPVVCLIDDAQWLDQISAQTLSFVGRRLLAERVVLLFAVREPADGDALKDLSALQIEGLGDHDARTLLAWGCPGCIENRVLDRILAESRGNPLALLELPRTLSAAQLAMGTGRLDDQPLSGQLEKGFLRRLRSLSSEAQHLVLLAAADPVGDVALLRRAAVELDIDIVTADAEAQAADLLTVGAMVRFRHPLVRSAAYRSATTSQRRQVHRALAEATDPEHDPDRRTWHLASAAARPDEDVAAGLELAAARARARGGAAAAAAFLGRAAELTPDPGRRGSRSLAAAQAKSEAGEFGDALDLLDGIRTLSLTKRERALAELVRGRSLFSFRSASAGLPALLSAAEQLQVLDPALATETYRDAFYAALTAGRLSDGVGLEQVAAAVLAMRRPTDPACSDLLLEGVSRMTVVGYAAGAPLVHRALAAYRTGGLSPEEGLGWLPLACRLAHNTWEFDSWSALSARLVELAVDAGALAVLPSALLLRLSNRVYAGDLAASDALVAQATTLGEVTGSSFFAHYGALVVEPWRGDETRTRRAIDLITADPLLRGEGKTLTATEWAAAVLYNGLGRYDEALAAARRGSAYPRELGLSTWSMVELVEAAARSGVPADAAEAVRRIEDMAAVSETDWARGTAAYVGALVADSAVAEQLYRTAIELLERTDVRMLTARAYLVYGEWLRREQHRGEARQLLGRAYTLLNDMGAAGFAERARRELAAAGVAPSNGATAGRRVPDAVSLTTQEMQIARLAADGLTNSEIGAQLFISAHTVEWHLRKVFSKFGIRSRRDIAAKLES; encoded by the coding sequence ATGAGTGCCGAGCCCGCAGGTTGGCCGGCTTGGACGGCCGAAACGCCCCGCGTCGAGGACATGGAGCGGGTCGACGGCGCTCGGGGACGCCTACTCGGGCGTCACCGGGAATGCGCGACCCTCGACGAGATCATCGCCGGCGCGGCGGGCGGTCACAGCGCGGCCCTGGTGCTGCGGGGTGAGGCCGGTATCGGAAAGACCGCGCTACTCGACTACGTGAGCATCCACGCCACCGGGTGCCGGGTGGTGCGGGTCGCCGGAATCGAGGCGGAGGCCGAACTGGCGTTCGGCGGGCTGCACCGACTGTGTGCGCCGCTCCGAAAACACTTCGACCGGTTGCCTGTTCCGCAAAGGTCGGCGCTGGAAACCGCGTTCGGGCTCAGTGCGGGCACTCCTCCGGATCGCTTCCTCGTCGGCCTCGCCGTCCTGAGCCTGCTGGCGGATGTGGCCTCGCAGCAACCCGTGGTGTGTCTGATCGACGACGCGCAGTGGTTGGACCAGATCTCTGCCCAGACCCTGTCGTTCGTCGGGCGTCGGCTGCTGGCCGAGCGGGTGGTGCTGCTGTTCGCGGTACGCGAGCCGGCAGACGGCGATGCGCTGAAGGACTTGTCTGCTCTGCAGATCGAGGGACTGGGCGATCACGACGCCCGGACGCTGTTGGCATGGGGCTGCCCGGGTTGCATCGAGAATCGGGTCCTCGACCGCATTCTGGCCGAATCCCGCGGGAATCCGCTTGCACTCCTTGAACTTCCACGCACGCTGAGCGCCGCGCAGTTGGCGATGGGGACCGGCCGGCTCGACGACCAGCCGCTGTCCGGCCAGCTCGAGAAGGGATTTCTGCGTCGTCTTCGTTCGTTGTCCTCCGAGGCGCAGCATCTGGTGCTGCTCGCCGCCGCTGATCCGGTGGGGGATGTGGCGTTGTTGCGGCGCGCGGCCGTCGAATTGGACATCGACATCGTCACCGCCGACGCCGAAGCGCAGGCGGCCGATCTACTCACCGTCGGCGCCATGGTCCGGTTCCGGCATCCGCTGGTGCGGTCGGCGGCCTATCGTTCGGCGACGACATCGCAGCGCCGGCAGGTGCACCGGGCTTTGGCAGAGGCGACCGATCCCGAACACGACCCCGATCGACGTACCTGGCATTTGGCAAGTGCCGCAGCCCGGCCCGATGAGGACGTGGCTGCCGGCCTTGAGCTGGCCGCTGCCCGGGCCCGCGCCCGCGGCGGGGCCGCCGCAGCGGCGGCATTTCTCGGCCGGGCCGCGGAACTGACCCCTGATCCGGGTCGCCGTGGCTCCCGTTCACTCGCGGCGGCTCAGGCCAAGAGCGAGGCAGGCGAGTTCGGCGACGCTCTCGACCTGCTCGACGGTATTCGGACGCTGTCGTTGACCAAGCGTGAGCGCGCTCTCGCCGAACTCGTGCGCGGGCGCAGCCTCTTCTCGTTCCGCAGTGCGAGCGCGGGCCTGCCCGCACTGCTCAGCGCCGCCGAACAGCTTCAGGTACTTGACCCCGCGCTGGCCACCGAGACCTACCGCGACGCCTTCTACGCCGCTCTCACGGCCGGCCGATTGTCCGACGGAGTCGGCCTGGAGCAGGTGGCGGCTGCGGTCCTGGCGATGCGCCGACCCACGGACCCGGCTTGCTCAGATCTGCTCCTTGAGGGAGTTTCCCGGATGACGGTTGTGGGCTACGCGGCGGGAGCTCCGCTGGTGCACCGTGCCCTGGCGGCCTATCGAACGGGAGGGTTGTCTCCAGAGGAAGGGTTGGGCTGGCTTCCCTTGGCGTGCCGATTGGCGCACAACACTTGGGAATTCGACTCCTGGTCGGCGCTTTCGGCCAGGCTGGTCGAGCTGGCGGTGGACGCCGGTGCGCTTGCCGTCCTGCCGTCGGCGCTGCTGTTGCGGTTGTCGAACCGGGTGTATGCCGGTGACCTGGCCGCGTCGGACGCGCTGGTGGCCCAGGCCACAACGCTGGGCGAGGTCACCGGAAGCAGCTTCTTCGCGCACTACGGTGCGCTGGTGGTGGAACCCTGGCGCGGCGACGAGACCCGTACGCGGCGAGCCATCGACCTGATCACCGCCGATCCGCTGCTGCGTGGCGAGGGTAAGACCCTGACCGCCACCGAGTGGGCGGCAGCCGTGCTGTACAACGGGCTTGGCCGGTACGACGAGGCGCTTGCGGCCGCTCGACGCGGATCGGCATATCCACGGGAGCTCGGACTCTCGACCTGGTCGATGGTCGAACTGGTCGAGGCGGCAGCAAGGTCGGGTGTGCCCGCGGACGCCGCCGAGGCGGTGCGGCGCATCGAAGACATGGCTGCGGTGAGCGAGACCGACTGGGCCCGCGGCACGGCGGCCTACGTCGGCGCGCTGGTGGCAGACAGTGCCGTCGCCGAACAACTGTATCGGACTGCGATCGAGCTTCTTGAGCGTACGGACGTCCGAATGCTCACTGCGCGAGCCTATTTGGTCTACGGCGAATGGCTGCGGCGCGAACAACACCGGGGCGAGGCGCGGCAACTCCTCGGCCGGGCCTACACCCTGCTGAACGACATGGGCGCGGCCGGGTTCGCCGAGCGAGCGCGTCGGGAACTGGCCGCCGCGGGGGTGGCACCGTCGAACGGAGCGACGGCCGGGCGGCGGGTGCCCGACGCCGTGTCGCTCACCACACAGGAGATGCAGATCGCCCGCCTCGCCGCCGACGGACTGACCAACTCCGAGATCGGAGCGCAACTGTTCATCAGTGCCCACACTGTCGAGTGGCATCTGCGAAAAGTGTTCAGCAAGTTCGGTATCCGATCCCGCCGGGATATCGCGGCGAAACTGGAGAGCTAG
- a CDS encoding sigma-70 family RNA polymerase sigma factor — MSTPDDLDLALDIFLTHRPRLLGIAYRVTGETCGAEDLVQEAWLRWQRADRAAVENPAAFLTTTTTNLAINVIQSARYRHEAPTASPLDYLPDAAEDEPLSRTEQAAVVEEMLALLMARLTPAELAAYVLRKGFEYAYAYIAALLRTSVANARQLVRRAQARLDTGDRAASVLIAAHRRLATAFLEAARTGDRGDLERLLAGDSADSRAA, encoded by the coding sequence ATGTCGACACCGGATGACCTGGACCTGGCTCTCGACATCTTTCTCACCCACCGCCCGCGGTTGTTGGGTATCGCCTACCGGGTAACCGGCGAGACCTGTGGTGCCGAAGATCTGGTCCAAGAGGCATGGCTGCGGTGGCAGCGCGCCGACCGCGCGGCCGTGGAGAATCCGGCCGCCTTCCTGACCACCACAACGACCAACCTCGCGATCAACGTCATCCAATCGGCCCGTTACCGCCACGAGGCGCCGACGGCGTCGCCGCTGGATTATCTGCCCGACGCCGCCGAGGACGAACCCTTGTCACGTACCGAACAGGCCGCGGTGGTCGAGGAGATGCTGGCCCTGCTCATGGCGAGGCTGACGCCTGCCGAGCTGGCTGCCTACGTCCTGCGCAAGGGATTCGAATACGCCTACGCCTACATCGCTGCGCTGCTGCGGACCAGTGTCGCGAATGCGCGGCAACTGGTTCGCCGGGCCCAGGCCCGCCTCGACACCGGTGACCGCGCCGCTTCGGTCTTGATCGCCGCGCATCGTCGTCTCGCCACCGCGTTCCTGGAGGCGGCTCGCACCGGCGATCGGGGAGATCTGGAGCGGCTACTCGCCGGCGACAGCGCCGATTCACGAGCCGCATGA
- a CDS encoding LuxR family transcriptional regulator codes for MRRKPFQDAGTPVLLGRDAECRLVEDLVAGVPSGSRVLVLRGEAGVGKTELLNYLLERAEHHRTTQLSGVPSDMDLDFAGLQQLCRPLLGHLDGLPDAEREALRVALGLKAGAPPPENLVKSAFLGLLTAACGDQPLLCVVDDAQWLDRASLEVLASVARGLTTEPAGLVFATRGAGPDALSGLPELTVGPLSDEHARDLLGTVMVGRLDPRVSDRIIAESGGNPLALVSLPHDRAAAELAGALRRGTTTHSAITRIELGYVELIRTLPEPTRQLLLAAAAEPVGDTATLARVADNLGIAADMLAPAVAAQVVEIDSDVRFLHPLARSAAYHAADPPVRREIHRALAEATDAEADPDRRVWHIANAATWPDDEVAAQLEAAAGHAHAKMGVAVAATFLERAAILTSDPELRCDRALAAARGKLDAGAFSDAEELLAMAGLAAMTALQRARAARLSTQMEFAKRRGGDATAASLRDIASRMLDAAVEFEDLDAEVSCETYLEALTAAVYAGRLGDVGAVARIADTARRGIDRLPAGSTAVGTVLRAMAGRITGVLDAGEALPVALEALGAHRLHAEFSASRWMVPALPIIQQPTAYELWDDALVHRLSTEAVRQVRAADAVALIPQTLGYRALVHILAGELDAAEAVLAESDSTSSATRFHSPLRSHSLAVDAWRGDPDDLDALKAHAEAASACGEGRVLGLARYATAVLCNGLGRYEEAFAAAQQAAEYEDLGLYGWYLVELIEAATRIGNVDAARDAYRRLANRMTGCDTDWALGTLASAQALVAEDGEAEAHHREAIDRLGRTRVRIHLARAHLRYGEWLRRRKRRSAAKEHLTIAHDMFDTFGARAFADRAARELIAKGERTVHQPVAGGDSLTAQEAQIARLAAAGLTNPKIAEQLFISTHTVEWHLRKVFVKLGVTSRRQLRVLPDSLTHQPSVSTRSRAST; via the coding sequence ATGCGGCGGAAACCTTTTCAGGACGCGGGAACACCCGTCCTGCTCGGTCGCGATGCCGAATGCCGGCTTGTGGAGGATCTGGTCGCGGGAGTGCCGAGCGGCAGCCGGGTGCTGGTGTTGCGCGGGGAGGCCGGTGTCGGGAAGACCGAACTGCTGAACTACCTACTCGAGCGGGCCGAGCACCACCGAACGACACAGCTGTCCGGAGTGCCATCCGACATGGATCTCGACTTCGCCGGCCTTCAGCAACTGTGCCGACCGCTGCTCGGCCACCTCGACGGGTTGCCGGATGCCGAACGCGAGGCCCTGAGGGTGGCGCTGGGGCTCAAAGCCGGTGCGCCCCCACCCGAAAACCTCGTGAAATCGGCATTTCTCGGCTTGCTGACCGCCGCATGTGGGGATCAACCGCTGCTCTGCGTCGTCGACGACGCGCAGTGGCTGGATCGCGCCTCGCTGGAGGTTCTGGCCTCCGTGGCGAGAGGGTTGACGACCGAACCGGCGGGACTGGTCTTCGCCACCCGCGGCGCCGGGCCAGATGCGCTCAGCGGCTTGCCCGAACTGACGGTCGGCCCATTGTCGGATGAGCACGCGCGCGATCTGTTGGGCACGGTGATGGTGGGTCGTCTCGACCCGCGCGTCAGCGATCGGATCATCGCCGAGAGCGGGGGCAATCCGCTTGCATTGGTTTCGCTTCCACACGATCGGGCTGCCGCAGAACTTGCCGGGGCGCTTCGCCGTGGCACCACCACCCACTCGGCGATCACGCGGATCGAGCTGGGCTATGTCGAGCTGATCCGCACGTTGCCCGAACCGACCCGGCAGTTGCTCCTGGCCGCCGCGGCCGAGCCGGTCGGCGATACCGCGACGTTGGCGCGCGTCGCGGACAACCTGGGGATCGCCGCCGACATGCTGGCCCCTGCGGTGGCCGCCCAGGTGGTCGAGATCGATTCCGATGTGCGGTTTCTGCACCCACTCGCCCGGTCGGCCGCCTACCACGCTGCCGATCCCCCCGTGCGACGCGAGATACACCGCGCACTGGCCGAAGCCACCGATGCCGAGGCCGATCCCGACCGCCGGGTCTGGCACATCGCCAACGCCGCGACATGGCCCGACGATGAGGTGGCCGCACAACTCGAAGCGGCCGCCGGACATGCGCACGCCAAGATGGGGGTGGCCGTGGCAGCGACATTCCTGGAACGGGCCGCCATCCTGACATCGGACCCCGAGCTTCGCTGCGACCGCGCCCTCGCGGCAGCCCGGGGCAAGCTCGACGCTGGTGCCTTTTCCGATGCCGAAGAGTTGCTCGCCATGGCCGGGCTCGCAGCGATGACCGCGCTGCAAAGGGCGCGGGCCGCGCGACTGTCCACCCAGATGGAGTTCGCCAAGCGCCGCGGCGGCGACGCCACCGCGGCCTCGTTGCGTGACATCGCATCGCGAATGCTCGACGCAGCAGTCGAATTCGAAGACCTTGACGCCGAGGTGAGCTGCGAGACGTATCTCGAAGCTCTTACCGCGGCGGTGTATGCCGGCCGCCTGGGAGACGTCGGGGCGGTGGCGCGGATTGCCGATACCGCACGTCGTGGTATCGATCGGCTGCCCGCCGGCTCGACGGCGGTGGGGACCGTGTTGCGGGCCATGGCGGGCCGCATCACCGGTGTGCTTGACGCGGGGGAGGCGCTGCCTGTCGCCCTGGAAGCGTTGGGCGCACATCGTCTTCATGCCGAGTTCTCGGCGTCGCGGTGGATGGTGCCCGCACTACCGATCATTCAGCAGCCCACGGCCTACGAACTGTGGGATGACGCGCTGGTGCACCGGCTCTCCACGGAGGCGGTCCGGCAAGTCCGGGCGGCCGACGCGGTGGCGCTGATTCCGCAGACACTGGGTTACCGGGCCCTCGTGCACATCTTGGCGGGGGAGCTCGATGCTGCCGAAGCTGTTCTGGCGGAGAGTGATTCGACCTCGTCGGCCACTCGCTTCCATTCCCCGCTGCGCTCTCATTCCCTTGCGGTGGATGCGTGGAGGGGCGATCCGGACGATCTCGATGCGCTCAAGGCGCATGCCGAGGCAGCGTCGGCCTGCGGCGAAGGCCGGGTCCTGGGCCTCGCCCGGTATGCGACTGCTGTGCTCTGCAACGGGCTCGGCCGCTATGAGGAGGCGTTCGCCGCTGCCCAGCAGGCTGCCGAGTACGAGGACCTCGGACTTTACGGCTGGTATCTGGTCGAACTGATCGAGGCCGCCACCCGCATCGGCAACGTCGACGCCGCGCGCGACGCCTACCGGCGTCTGGCCAACCGCATGACGGGGTGCGATACCGACTGGGCCCTGGGAACTTTGGCGAGCGCGCAGGCATTGGTGGCCGAGGACGGGGAGGCGGAGGCTCACCACCGTGAGGCGATCGACCGACTGGGACGTACCCGCGTCAGGATTCACCTGGCCCGCGCCCATCTGCGCTACGGGGAATGGCTGCGGCGTCGGAAACGCCGGTCAGCGGCCAAGGAACACCTCACCATCGCCCACGACATGTTCGACACGTTCGGTGCCCGGGCGTTCGCTGATCGTGCCGCGCGAGAGTTGATCGCGAAGGGGGAGCGGACGGTCCACCAGCCGGTTGCCGGCGGCGATTCCCTGACGGCTCAGGAGGCGCAGATCGCGCGGCTGGCCGCAGCGGGCCTCACCAACCCGAAGATCGCAGAGCAGCTCTTCATCAGCACGCATACCGTCGAGTGGCATCTGCGGAAAGTGTTCGTCAAGCTCGGAGTCACCTCACGTCGGCAACTTCGGGTCTTGCCCGACAGCCTCACTCACCAGCCCTCGGTCAGCACCCGATCCAGGGCGTCGACGTAG
- a CDS encoding alpha/beta fold hydrolase, with translation MSSGKTERTESRTVTFRGVDDLNLVGDEWNRDAPTAADRPTIVLLHGGGQNRFSWKNTGQILADRGWHVIALDARGHGDSDRSPSANYSVEALSADVQHVLYQIGRPVVLIGASMGGLTSILASHEAGPELVTKLILVDVVPRFEKSGSARIREFMFTNVDGFDSLEQAAEAVAGYLPHRTKPRSPEGLKKNLRLRDGRWYWHWDPAFLTKPEDDPFMRVEKLEQAAMNLTIPILLIRGKLSDVVSPEGVQDFLQKVPAAEFVELSDAGHTAAGDDNDAFTEVVVEFVGR, from the coding sequence GTGAGCAGCGGGAAAACCGAGCGAACAGAATCGCGCACCGTCACGTTCCGCGGCGTCGACGACCTGAACCTGGTCGGGGACGAGTGGAACCGGGACGCCCCGACTGCTGCCGACAGACCGACGATCGTGCTGTTGCACGGCGGTGGCCAGAACCGGTTCTCCTGGAAGAACACCGGCCAGATCCTGGCCGACCGCGGCTGGCACGTGATCGCACTGGACGCGCGTGGCCACGGCGACAGCGACCGCTCGCCCAGCGCGAACTATTCGGTGGAAGCGCTGTCCGCCGATGTGCAGCACGTGCTCTATCAGATCGGCCGCCCGGTGGTGCTGATCGGCGCCAGTATGGGCGGGCTGACCAGCATCCTGGCCTCCCACGAGGCGGGCCCGGAACTGGTCACCAAGCTGATCCTGGTCGACGTCGTGCCGCGGTTCGAGAAGAGCGGCAGTGCACGCATCCGCGAGTTCATGTTCACCAACGTGGATGGGTTCGATTCCCTGGAGCAGGCGGCCGAGGCCGTCGCCGGGTACCTGCCGCACCGCACCAAACCACGCAGCCCCGAGGGGCTGAAGAAGAACCTGCGGCTGCGCGACGGACGCTGGTACTGGCACTGGGATCCGGCCTTCCTCACCAAACCCGAGGACGATCCGTTCATGCGGGTGGAGAAGCTGGAACAGGCCGCGATGAACCTGACCATCCCGATCCTGCTGATCCGCGGCAAGCTGTCCGATGTGGTGAGCCCCGAGGGCGTTCAGGACTTCCTGCAGAAGGTGCCTGCCGCCGAGTTCGTCGAGTTGTCGGACGCGGGACACACCGCCGCCGGTGACGACAACGACGCGTTCACCGAGGTGGTCGTGGAGTTCGTCGGCCGGTGA
- a CDS encoding aminotransferase translates to MSGERDTVGFNFLREPELPAPQVGEAQAADLLATHYGLTGDVKSLGSQQDRNFLVGGDPITGVLKIANPAFNETELTAQELAADLIAQAEPTVRVAQSLPNLRGEKLTAVTGLDLDQAHARLLRYLPGGALIEFGYLSPATVAELGALAGRVSRALAGFDHPGLDRILQWDLRYGADVVSRLADHVDDAAARSRLRAAAEQAWSRIAPLADALPRQAVHMDLTDANVVVTRDAGGAVHPDGIIDFGDLSDSWAVGELAITLSSVLQHPGADPATVLPGVRAFHAIRPLSLAEAEALWPLLVLRTAVLIVSGAHQKSFDPDNDYLTEQADGEWQMFERATSVPIDVMTALITADLRLAAPPAPVRVRPMITPSPAVTLDLSATSDALDGAFTPGGWVEPDVEDQLARAAIEAGAALAVTRFGQPRISLAPALSQDEPEVVATGITMWPADRVEFAAPFDGEVIDRTPDSVTFRGAEYEVTLSGITTADSFLGIAEPGRRVHVALRPVGSPPAPELTTPALAPGWLAYSRDPGPLLGLPESEAPVADADLMIRRDRAFAPVQEHYYRRPPRIERGWRHFLMSTSGRCYLDMVNNVTVLGHAHPRVAAAADRQLRKLNTNSRFNYASVVEFSERLAGLLPDPLDTVFLVNSGSEASDLALRLAIAAAGRPDVVAMREAYHGWTYGTDAVSTSTADNPNALTTRPDWVHTVESPNSFRGKYRGDEVGRYAVDAVTQIEGLIAAGRAPAAFICETVYGNAGGMALPDDYLRQIYATVRGAGGYAVADEVQVGYGRLGEWFWGFHQQGVVPDIVSMAKSVGNGYPLGAVVTSREIADAFRSQGYFFSSTGGSPLSCAIGMTVLDVLNDEGLQANAARVGAHLKTRLQELAERHPIIGTVHGVGLYLGVEMIRDPQTLEPATEETALICDRMLELGVIIQPTGDHQNILKTKPPLCIDVEAADFYVDALDRVLTEGW, encoded by the coding sequence GTGAGCGGCGAGCGCGACACCGTCGGTTTCAACTTCCTGCGCGAGCCCGAACTGCCGGCTCCTCAGGTCGGCGAAGCACAGGCCGCCGACCTCCTGGCCACCCACTACGGCCTGACCGGCGACGTGAAATCGCTGGGCAGCCAACAGGACAGGAATTTCCTGGTCGGCGGCGACCCGATCACCGGAGTACTGAAAATCGCCAACCCGGCGTTCAACGAGACCGAGCTGACGGCCCAGGAGTTGGCCGCCGACCTGATCGCCCAGGCCGAGCCAACGGTGCGGGTCGCCCAGTCGTTGCCGAATCTGCGCGGCGAGAAGCTCACCGCGGTAACAGGTTTGGATCTCGACCAGGCGCATGCCCGGCTGCTGCGGTATCTGCCCGGCGGCGCCCTGATCGAATTCGGGTACCTCTCGCCTGCCACGGTCGCCGAGCTCGGCGCACTCGCCGGGCGGGTCAGCCGGGCACTGGCCGGGTTCGACCATCCCGGCCTGGACCGCATCCTGCAATGGGACCTGCGCTACGGCGCCGACGTGGTCAGCCGACTCGCCGATCACGTCGACGACGCGGCGGCGCGGTCCCGGCTCCGGGCCGCCGCCGAACAAGCCTGGTCCCGCATCGCACCGCTGGCCGACGCGCTGCCCCGGCAAGCCGTGCACATGGACCTCACCGACGCCAACGTGGTGGTCACACGGGATGCCGGCGGTGCGGTGCATCCCGACGGGATCATCGACTTCGGCGACCTGTCCGACAGCTGGGCCGTGGGCGAACTGGCCATCACGCTGTCCTCGGTGCTGCAGCATCCCGGTGCCGATCCGGCCACTGTGCTGCCCGGTGTCAGGGCCTTCCACGCTATCCGTCCGCTGAGCCTCGCGGAGGCAGAAGCGTTGTGGCCGTTGCTGGTTCTGCGGACCGCAGTGCTGATCGTCAGCGGAGCGCACCAGAAGAGTTTCGACCCGGACAACGACTACCTGACCGAGCAGGCCGACGGCGAATGGCAGATGTTCGAGCGCGCCACCTCGGTGCCGATCGATGTGATGACCGCGCTCATCACCGCCGACCTCCGCCTGGCCGCACCACCCGCGCCGGTGCGGGTGCGCCCGATGATCACTCCGTCGCCGGCGGTGACGCTGGACCTGTCCGCGACCTCCGATGCCCTGGACGGCGCCTTCACCCCCGGCGGCTGGGTCGAACCGGACGTCGAGGACCAATTGGCCAGGGCGGCAATCGAAGCCGGTGCGGCGTTGGCGGTGACCCGGTTCGGACAACCGCGGATCTCGCTCGCCCCGGCGCTGAGCCAGGACGAGCCTGAAGTGGTCGCGACCGGAATCACCATGTGGCCGGCCGATCGGGTGGAGTTCGCCGCCCCGTTCGACGGTGAGGTGATTGACCGGACTCCGGATTCCGTGACCTTCCGTGGCGCCGAGTACGAGGTGACGCTCTCTGGAATCACCACGGCCGACAGCTTTTTGGGTATCGCCGAACCTGGCCGTCGGGTGCATGTGGCACTGCGCCCCGTCGGATCACCCCCGGCCCCAGAACTGACCACGCCCGCGTTGGCGCCGGGATGGCTGGCGTACAGCCGTGACCCGGGGCCGCTGCTCGGATTGCCGGAGTCGGAGGCGCCGGTCGCGGACGCCGATCTCATGATCCGGCGCGACCGCGCCTTCGCGCCGGTGCAGGAGCACTACTACCGTCGGCCACCGCGCATCGAGCGGGGCTGGCGGCATTTCCTGATGTCCACCAGCGGGCGCTGCTACCTCGACATGGTCAACAACGTCACGGTGCTGGGCCACGCCCATCCTCGAGTCGCGGCGGCCGCGGATCGTCAGCTGCGCAAGCTGAACACCAACTCGCGGTTCAACTATGCGTCCGTCGTCGAGTTCAGCGAACGCCTCGCCGGACTCCTGCCCGATCCGCTGGACACGGTGTTCCTGGTCAACTCCGGATCGGAGGCCAGCGATCTGGCCCTGCGGTTGGCGATCGCGGCGGCCGGCCGACCTGATGTGGTGGCCATGCGCGAGGCCTACCACGGTTGGACCTACGGCACCGACGCCGTGTCGACCTCCACCGCCGACAACCCGAATGCGCTTACCACCCGCCCGGATTGGGTGCACACCGTCGAATCTCCCAACAGTTTCCGCGGCAAGTACCGCGGTGACGAGGTCGGCCGCTACGCCGTGGACGCGGTAACCCAGATCGAGGGGTTGATCGCCGCCGGTCGCGCTCCGGCGGCGTTCATCTGCGAGACGGTGTACGGCAACGCCGGCGGCATGGCGCTGCCCGACGACTACCTCCGGCAGATCTACGCCACGGTCCGCGGGGCCGGCGGCTACGCCGTCGCCGACGAGGTGCAGGTGGGGTACGGCCGGCTCGGCGAATGGTTCTGGGGTTTCCATCAGCAGGGCGTGGTCCCCGACATCGTGTCGATGGCGAAGTCGGTGGGCAACGGATATCCACTGGGCGCCGTGGTCACCAGCCGCGAGATCGCCGACGCGTTCCGCAGCCAGGGCTATTTCTTCTCCTCCACCGGTGGCAGCCCGCTCTCGTGTGCGATCGGTATGACGGTGCTCGACGTACTGAACGACGAAGGGCTGCAAGCCAACGCGGCCCGCGTCGGCGCCCACCTGAAGACGCGGCTACAAGAACTCGCCGAACGGCATCCGATCATCGGCACCGTGCACGGGGTCGGCTTGTATCTCGGCGTCGAGATGATCCGGGACCCACAGACCCTGGAGCCCGCCACCGAGGAGACCGCACTCATCTGCGACCGGATGCTCGAGCTCGGGGTGATCATCCAGCCGACCGGCGATCACCAGAACATCCTGAAGACCAAGCCTCCGTTGTGCATCGACGTCGAGGCGGCCGATTTCTACGTCGACGCCCTGGATCGGGTGCTGACCGAGGGCTGGTGA